The Tistrella bauzanensis DNA window CGGCAGATCGCGCCGGGCATGGGCACGCTCTGCCGCCGCGAGGTCGATCCGCGGCATCTGGGGTGGCAGACCCAGGGTTCGCGCCGCCTGGATCACGCGATGCTCGCCCGGCAGGCCCGGCGGAATCCGATAGCGCGCATCCGCCCGCAGCAACCAGGGCAGGGCCGACCGCCTGAGATCCACAATCCGACGCCAGCGCCGGTTACGCGTCTTCTGCCAGAGATCGAGCCAGTGGCGGTGATGCGGGCGCTTGTGGACGACATGCATGGCCTCGACGCCCTGCCAGCCGCTGAAGGCCAGTGCCGCCTGCGGACCGCAGGCGATGGTGATGGGGCTGTCGGGGGCATCATCCCGCATCCAGGCGAGCACGCCGCTGACCAGGATCGCGTCGCCAAGCCGGGTCGGGCCGATGAACAACTGCGCCATTCTGGGCGTCAGACCGAATAGGCCTTCTGCTCGGCGATATCGCTGCCGAGCAGATCGTTGATCTTCGCCTTCACCGCCGCCCTGCGGTCATTGGTCTGGTAGACCAGGCGGGCACGGGCGATGAAGTCAGGACCGAAATCGGCCTCATGCTCATGCACGCGCAAGGCATCCTCGATGTCCCAAAGCGCCTGGTTGATCTCGCGCAGTTCGGCGATCAGGGGCGGCAGGGCGTCGTGGCCCCGGATCACCGGCCCCACCACCTCCTCCAGCGCCGCCATCTCGCGCCGGACATGCGCCAGCTTGTCGGCCGCATCGATATGCGCCGCCTTGATCGACAGGATGACCAGCTTGTCGATCACCTCGCCGGGGGATACGTCGATCTTGAGCCTCAAGGGAGCCGTCTTTCAATGCGGGTGGTCGCGCCGTCCTGTTTGTATCGCCTCAACATCATGTCGCCAAACGGATTCCGGGCCGAATGGCTCATGCAAACACGAGACGCGCGGTCTCGCGCGCGATCACCGCCTCTTCATCGGTGTCCAGGGCCAGGACCAGAACCCGGCTGTCGGGTGCCGAAATCACCGGGCCATGGGCCGCATTGGCCGCCGGGTCGATCACCGCCCCCATGAATGCCAGATATCCGGCGATCCGCGCCCGCATCTGCGCCGAGTGGCGGCCGATGCCGGCGGTGAAGACCAGCACGTCCAATCCGCCCAGCACCACGGCGATCGACCCCGCCTCGCGCGCGGCGCGATAGGCGAACAGCGCCATCGCCTCCTCGGCCTTCGGATCGTCCGATGCCTCCAGCACCCGCATATCGGCGGAAATCCCCGACACGCCCAGCAGCCCCGACCGGGCATTCAGCATCCGGTCGACTTCGGCGGCGCTCATGCCGCGGTCGCGGATCAGGTGCAGCACCACCCCCGGATCGATGCTGCCGGCACGCTTGCCCATCATCAGGCCATCGAGTGCCGTGAACCCCATGGTGGTCGCCACCGACCGCCGCCCCTGCATGCCGCACAGGCTGGCGCCGTGCCCCAGATGCGCCACGATCACCCGGCCGTCGGCACGGTCGCCCGCATAGTCGGGCAGGACCGAGGCGATGTGGGTATAGGACAGGCCGTGGAAGCCATAGCGCAGGATGCCGTCATCCGACAGCTCACGCGGGATCGGCATCAACTGGGCCAGGCGAGGTTGCGTGCGGTGAAAGGCGGTGTCGAAACAGGCGACCTGCGGCAGATCCGGCCACAGTCGGCGGGTGGCGGCGATGCCCGACAGATTATGCGGCTGATGATTGGGCGCCAGGGCCGTCAGCCGGCTCAGCGCCTCGATCACCGCATCGTCGATCAGCACCGGCGCCGAGAAGCTGGCACCGCCATGGACCACGCGATGGCCCACCGCCACCACCTCGCCCAGATGATGGACGATGTCGGTGATCCGCCCCAGCGCCCAGGCGGTGAGCCCGGCATGGTCGGCCAATCCTTCGGGCGGGTTGCCGATATCGTCGAGATGCACGCCGCGGCCATTGGCCGACGGCCCCTTCAGCGTGCCGATCATCTCCACCTCGGCACGGCCGATCTCGACCATGTCCGACATCTGCACCACGCCGAATTTCAGGCTCGACGAGCCGGCATTGACGGTGATGATCAGCCGTTCCGTGGGGGATGCCTGATTGGCGGATACCTGATCGGCGGATGACCGGTTGGCGGGCGTCGCGGTCATGGCCGTGCTCCACGATGAACGAAGATCTGGGCGAGTGCCGCCGAGGCCAGCCGGGCGGCCGGGCCGTCGGCGCGGCTGGTCAGCATGATCGGCACCCGCGCGCCAAGCACCAGCCCGGCCGCCTCGGCCCCGGCCAGATGGATCAGCTGTTTGGCGACCATGTTGCCGGCCTCAAGATCGGGGGTGACCAAGATGTCGGCATCGCCGGCCACCTCCGAGACGATGCCCTTGGCGCGGGCCGCCGCTTTCGAGACCGCATTGTCGAAGGCGAGCGGACCGTCGAGCACACCGCCGGTGATCTGGCCGCGATCGGCCATCTTGCACAGCGCCGCCGCCTCGACGGTCGAGGCGATCGGCGGATAGACGGTTTCGATCGCCGACAGGATCGCGACCTTGGGCCGGTCGGTGCCGAGTGCCCTGACCAGATCGATGGCGTTCTGGACGATGTCGCGCTTGGCATCCAGGTTGGGATAGATGTTGATCGCCGCGTCGGTGACGAACAGCGGCTTGGGATAGGCCGGCACGTCCAGAGCGAAGACATGGCTCATCCGCCGCGCGGTGCGCAGGCCACACGCCTTGTCGACCGCCGCCGACATCACTTCGTCGGTGTGCAGCGCGCCCTTCATCAGCGCCGCCGCCTCGCCCTCGCGCACCAGCAGAACCGCGCGCTCGGCCGCGGCATGGCTGTGGGGCTGATCGATGATCCGGATGCCGGCCAGGCTGCGGCCGCAGGCCTCGGCCGCGGCCCTGATCTTCGCTTCGGGGCCGACCAGGATCGGCAGGATCAACCCGACCGCCGCCGCATCCAGCGCGCCTTCAATCGAATTGGTATCGACCGGATGGATCACGGCGGTCGCGATCGGCGGCAGCTCGGCGGTCATCGCCAGCAGATGGCGATAGACCGGCCGGTTCTCGGGCGCCGCCGCCACCGCGGCCGCGATCGCCGCCCCCGGCGCCATGACATAGGGACGGTCGACCCGGACCGCCCCTGCCCGCACCTCGGCGTGACCTTCGGCCACCATCCGGCCGCCGGCGCCCGAGACGGTACAGGCCAGCGTCAGACGGCGGTCGGCGGCAATGGCGGTCACCACCACCCGCGCGGTCAGGGTTTCACCCGCCACCACCGGGCACAGCCGGTCGAGCCGCGAGGTCAGCACCTCGGCACCGGGCCCCGGCAGTTCGGCCGCGATCAGCAGGTCGATCAGCAGGCCCGGCAGGGCCCCCAGCGCCGTCGTGCCCCTGAAGCCGGCATCGGCGGCAAGGGCGGGGTCGACATGGGCGGGGTCGATGTCCAGCGCCATCGTGCCCAGGCGGTCGACCAGCGACGCGCCGGCTTCGTGGACCAGCACCGCGTCATCGCCGGTGCGGATGTCGTCGAATGTGCGGTTGGCGATTCTGAGCATATCGGCTGTATGGTCCCGTCGCTGATGGGATGGGTGGAGCGCATGTCGGATCTGATCTTCGCCTGATTGCGTGACGATCGCCACCGTCGCCGCGACCAACCGCACCCGCCGCGCTGCGGCGGATCGTCACCGTCCCCGGTAATGGACGGGCCGGCGCCCCTGAGTGGACGGCCGGTGGAATTCTGTCGGCATCGCTGTTTGCGGACGTTGTCTGCGCCGGTCGGGGCTGGCATGCTGCCGCCTTCGCCCGTCCCCGCATGCCCGCCCCGCATGACCGCCGGACCCCCGGGCGTCGACATCATCAGGGAGGCATCAGAAAGCCCATGACCGGTTCGACCGAGATCAAGCGGAGCTGGCAGCATTATATCGACGGCCGCTTCGTCGACAGCCTGGATGGCAGCCGCATCCCCGTGGTCAACCCCGCGACCGGCGAGGTTATCGCCGACATCGCCTGCGCCAGGGCCGCCGATGTCGACATGGCGGTGGCTGCCGCCCGCCGCGCCTTCAACGCCCGGCGGCTGTTGACCATGAAGCCGGTGGAGCGGTCGCGCCTGATGCACCGCATCGCCCGCATCCTGCTGGAGCGCACGGAACAGATCGCCCTGGTCGAGACCCTCGACAACGGCAAGCGGATTTCCTCGGCCCGCGGCGATGTCGGCGCCGCCGCCCGCTATTTCGAGTATTACGCCGGGCTCGCCGATAAGCTGGAAGGCAAGTCGATCCCGCTCGGCCCCGATTATATCGACTACACCGTCCATGCGCCATTCGGCGTGTCGGCGCAGATCGTGCCGTGGAATTTCCCGTTGCAGATCGGCGCGCGCTCCATCGCCTGCGCGCTTGCCACCGGCAACACCGTGGTGATGAAAACCCCGGAACTGTCGGCGCTGTCGCTGGCGGCGCTGGCCGAGGCCGTTCATGACGCCGGCGTGCCGGCGGGTGTGGTCAACATCCTGACCGGCTATGGCCACGAGGCGGGGGCAGCACTGGCCGGCCATGGCGATATCGACCATCTGGTGTTCACCGGCTCGGTCGCCACCGGCAGCCGCATCCTGCACGCGCTGGCCGACCGGGTGGTGCCGGCGGTGATGGAGCTTGGCGGCAAATCGGCCGGGGTGGTGTTCAAGGATGCCGATATCGATCAGGTGATCGCCTCCACCCGCGGCGGCATCTTCACCAATGCCGGGCAGGTCTGCTCGGCCTCGGCCCGGTTGGTGGTGGAACGCGCGGTCTATGATCAGGTGGTGGAGCGGATGGGCGCCGC harbors:
- a CDS encoding aldehyde dehydrogenase family protein, which produces MTGSTEIKRSWQHYIDGRFVDSLDGSRIPVVNPATGEVIADIACARAADVDMAVAAARRAFNARRLLTMKPVERSRLMHRIARILLERTEQIALVETLDNGKRISSARGDVGAAARYFEYYAGLADKLEGKSIPLGPDYIDYTVHAPFGVSAQIVPWNFPLQIGARSIACALATGNTVVMKTPELSALSLAALAEAVHDAGVPAGVVNILTGYGHEAGAALAGHGDIDHLVFTGSVATGSRILHALADRVVPAVMELGGKSAGVVFKDADIDQVIASTRGGIFTNAGQVCSASARLVVERAVYDQVVERMGAAAGALTVGPGIDDSELTPVISDGQRDKIEAMCLRAVQDGARAVAGGRRIERPGYFMAPTVLADATPDSEIAQQEVFGPVLTILPFDDAEEALAIANGTDYGLCAGVYTRDLARAHLVAERLVAGQVFVNEWFAGGIETPFGGMKRSGYGREKGVEALLGYVQTKNVAIRLTAGAAGRPGA
- a CDS encoding acetate/propionate family kinase, whose amino-acid sequence is MTATPANRSSADQVSANQASPTERLIITVNAGSSSLKFGVVQMSDMVEIGRAEVEMIGTLKGPSANGRGVHLDDIGNPPEGLADHAGLTAWALGRITDIVHHLGEVVAVGHRVVHGGASFSAPVLIDDAVIEALSRLTALAPNHQPHNLSGIAATRRLWPDLPQVACFDTAFHRTQPRLAQLMPIPRELSDDGILRYGFHGLSYTHIASVLPDYAGDRADGRVIVAHLGHGASLCGMQGRRSVATTMGFTALDGLMMGKRAGSIDPGVVLHLIRDRGMSAAEVDRMLNARSGLLGVSGISADMRVLEASDDPKAEEAMALFAYRAAREAGSIAVVLGGLDVLVFTAGIGRHSAQMRARIAGYLAFMGAVIDPAANAAHGPVISAPDSRVLVLALDTDEEAVIARETARLVFA
- a CDS encoding bifunctional enoyl-CoA hydratase/phosphate acetyltransferase, giving the protein MLRIANRTFDDIRTGDDAVLVHEAGASLVDRLGTMALDIDPAHVDPALAADAGFRGTTALGALPGLLIDLLIAAELPGPGAEVLTSRLDRLCPVVAGETLTARVVVTAIAADRRLTLACTVSGAGGRMVAEGHAEVRAGAVRVDRPYVMAPGAAIAAAVAAAPENRPVYRHLLAMTAELPPIATAVIHPVDTNSIEGALDAAAVGLILPILVGPEAKIRAAAEACGRSLAGIRIIDQPHSHAAAERAVLLVREGEAAALMKGALHTDEVMSAAVDKACGLRTARRMSHVFALDVPAYPKPLFVTDAAINIYPNLDAKRDIVQNAIDLVRALGTDRPKVAILSAIETVYPPIASTVEAAALCKMADRGQITGGVLDGPLAFDNAVSKAAARAKGIVSEVAGDADILVTPDLEAGNMVAKQLIHLAGAEAAGLVLGARVPIMLTSRADGPAARLASAALAQIFVHRGARP
- a CDS encoding DUF6165 family protein, which codes for MRLKIDVSPGEVIDKLVILSIKAAHIDAADKLAHVRREMAALEEVVGPVIRGHDALPPLIAELREINQALWDIEDALRVHEHEADFGPDFIARARLVYQTNDRRAAVKAKINDLLGSDIAEQKAYSV